One window from the genome of Bubalus kerabau isolate K-KA32 ecotype Philippines breed swamp buffalo chromosome 17, PCC_UOA_SB_1v2, whole genome shotgun sequence encodes:
- the IGFLR1 gene encoding IGF-like family receptor 1 codes for MTLEGDAWLQQVGGLLIWRRLWLGAKCGRSAVAGSRVVRGPQIAGSSRMGPLRLLPTAVLLLAQAAPWEASQHCGRLEYWNPDNRCCGSCLQRFGPPPCSDLEFSENCGLDDAGNHVMHPFQECPPGQCNRNSAELCSLCGGGATAPIPSGSRGGTGRPCREKPVPNKEPCPLTPGKSSILSSQEPSSPAIPSVSWTSEHKAPQQAWPSLSFALFLVLVLLVTSAIILLALQRHHRRLDQGKAVQHPYPSLVCSDLDTHTRFLHLSSPASLETSEARDSWKEVSLSPVLGREMPSLESQPLSRLLDELEVLEELILLLDPEPGPGGRMACGTTRHLAARYGLPAAWSTFAYSLRPNRSPLRALIEMVVAREPSASLGQLGTHLAQIGRADALQVLSKLGSSGACLA; via the exons ATGACTCTCGAGGGAGATGCTTGGTTGCAGCAGGTTGGAGGACTCCTAATCTGGAGGAGATTATGGTTAGGAGCTAAG TGCGGCAGAAGCGCTGTGGCAGGAAGTCGTGTGGTCAGGGGCCCCCAGATTGCAGGCTCCTCCCGGATGGGGCCCCTACGCCTCCTCCCGACTGCTGTGCTGCTCCTGGCCCAGGCGGCGCCTTGGGAGGCCTCTCAGCATTGCGGCCGCCTCGAGTACTGGAACCCTGACAACCGGTGCTGCGGCAGCTGCCTGCAGCGCTTCGGGCCGCCCCCTTGCTCGG ACCTAGAGTTTTCGGAAAACTGCGGGCTGGATGATGCTGGCAATCACGTAATGCACCCCTTCCAAGAGTGTCCTCCTGGACAGTGCAATCGCAACAGCGCGGAGCTGTGTAGCCTTTGTGGCGGCGGAGCAACGGCACCCATTCCCTCGGGGAGCCGCGGCGGAACTGGGCGGCCCTGCCGAGAG AAGCCTGTCCCTAACAAAGAGCCCTGCCCACTGACACCTGGAAAATCGAGCATCCTTAGCTCCCAGGAGCCCAGCTCACCAGCGATTCCCAGTGTTTCGTGGACTTCTGAGCACAAAGCCCCTCAGCAAGCCTGGCCGAGTTTGAGTTTTGCCCTGTTCCTAGTGCTGGTCCTGCTCGTGACCTCAGCCATAATCCTGCTTGCCCTGCAAAGGCACCACCGTCGCCTCGACCAAGGGAAAGCAGTCCAACACCCGTATCCTAGCTTGGTTTGCAGCGACCTTGACACCCACACCCGCTTCTTGCACTTGTCCTCTCCAGCCTCCCTGGAGACTTCAGAGGCAAGGGACTCATGGAAGGAGGTCTCTCTGTCTCCAGTCCTAGGCAGGG AGATGCCAAGCCTGGAGTCACAGCCCCTGTCTCGCCTCCTGGATGAGCTGGAGGTGCTGGAGGAGCTGATCCTGTTGCTGGACCCTGAGCCTGGGCCAGGTGGGAGGATGGCCTGTGGCACCACTCGACACCTGGCTGCAAGATACGGACTGCCTGCTGCCTGGTCCACTTTCGCCTACTCACTGCGGCCCAATCGCTCACCTCTGAGGGCTCTGATTGAGATGGTGGTGGCGCGGGAGCCCTCTGCTTCTCTGGGCCAGCTTGGCACACACCTGGCCCAGATAGGGAGGGCAGATGCACTGCAGGTGCTGTCCAAACTTGGCTCATCAGGGGCTTGCCTGGCCTAG
- the U2AF1L4 gene encoding splicing factor U2AF 26 kDa subunit isoform X3: MLLSNGNDINSRQSWRVWIGACRHGDRCSRLHNKPTFSQVPPPTFRLFSQELGHAPTIVLLNLYRNPQNTAQTADGSHCHVSDVEVQEHYDNFFEEVFTELQEKYGEIEEMNVCDNLGDHLVGNVYVKFRREEDAERAVVELNNRWFNGQAVHAELSPVTDFRESCCRQYEMGECTRGGFCNFMHLRPISRDLRRQLYGRGPRRRSPPRSHTGHRPRERNRRRSPDHRHGRF; encoded by the exons ATGCTTTTAAGCAACGGAAATGACATAAATAGCAGACAGAGTTGGAGGGTTTGG ATCGGGGCCTGCCGGCACGGGGACCGGTGCTCCCGGCTTCACAACAAGCCGACTTTCAGCCAG GTTCCTCCCCCAACCTTCAGGCTCTTCTCCCAGGAACTTGGCCACGCCCCC ACCATAGTGCTGCTCAACCTGTATCGGAATCCACAGAACACCGCCCAAACCGCAGACGGATCTCACT gtcaCGTGAGCGACGTGGAGGTGCAAGAACACTATGATAACTTCTTCGAG GAAGTGTTCACCGAACTGCAGGAGAAGTACGGGGAGATTGAAGAGATGAATGTGTGCGACAACCTGGGGGATCACCTCGTGGGCAATGTTTATGTCAAG TTTCGGCGTGAGGAAGATGCAGAGCGGGCAGTGGTTGAGCTCAATAACCGCTGGTTCAACGGGCAAGCTGTGCATGCTGAGCTGTCTCCCGTCACCGATTTCCGGGAGTCGTGCTGTCGGCAGTATGAGATGGG GGAATGTACCCGCGGTGGTTTCTGCAACTTCATGCACCTGCGACCCATTTCCCGCGACCTCCGGCGGCAGCTCTACGGGCGGGGACCCAGGCGCAG GTCACCCCCAAGGTCCCATACTGGCCACCGTCCCCGAGAAAGAAATCGACGACGGTCTCCAGACCACCGGCATGGCCGTTTCTGA
- the U2AF1L4 gene encoding splicing factor U2AF 26 kDa subunit isoform X4 translates to MLLSNGNDINSRQSWRVWIGACRHGDRCSRLHNKPTFSQTIVLLNLYRNPQNTAQTADGSHCHVSDVEVQEHYDNFFEEVFTELQEKYGEIEEMNVCDNLGDHLVGNVYVKFRREEDAERAVVELNNRWFNGQAVHAELSPVTDFRESCCRQYEMGECTRGGFCNFMHLRPISRDLRRQLYGRGPRRRSPPRSHTGHRPRERNRRRSPDHRHGRF, encoded by the exons ATGCTTTTAAGCAACGGAAATGACATAAATAGCAGACAGAGTTGGAGGGTTTGG ATCGGGGCCTGCCGGCACGGGGACCGGTGCTCCCGGCTTCACAACAAGCCGACTTTCAGCCAG ACCATAGTGCTGCTCAACCTGTATCGGAATCCACAGAACACCGCCCAAACCGCAGACGGATCTCACT gtcaCGTGAGCGACGTGGAGGTGCAAGAACACTATGATAACTTCTTCGAG GAAGTGTTCACCGAACTGCAGGAGAAGTACGGGGAGATTGAAGAGATGAATGTGTGCGACAACCTGGGGGATCACCTCGTGGGCAATGTTTATGTCAAG TTTCGGCGTGAGGAAGATGCAGAGCGGGCAGTGGTTGAGCTCAATAACCGCTGGTTCAACGGGCAAGCTGTGCATGCTGAGCTGTCTCCCGTCACCGATTTCCGGGAGTCGTGCTGTCGGCAGTATGAGATGGG GGAATGTACCCGCGGTGGTTTCTGCAACTTCATGCACCTGCGACCCATTTCCCGCGACCTCCGGCGGCAGCTCTACGGGCGGGGACCCAGGCGCAG GTCACCCCCAAGGTCCCATACTGGCCACCGTCCCCGAGAAAGAAATCGACGACGGTCTCCAGACCACCGGCATGGCCGTTTCTGA
- the U2AF1L4 gene encoding splicing factor U2AF 26 kDa subunit isoform X2 produces MLLSNGNDINSRQSWRVWVKMAEYLASIFGTEKDKVNCSFYFKIGACRHGDRCSRLHNKPTFSQTIVLLNLYRNPQNTAQTADGSHCHVSDVEVQEHYDNFFEEVFTELQEKYGEIEEMNVCDNLGDHLVGNVYVKFRREEDAERAVVELNNRWFNGQAVHAELSPVTDFRESCCRQYEMGECTRGGFCNFMHLRPISRDLRRQLYGRGPRRRSPPRSHTGHRPRERNRRRSPDHRHGRF; encoded by the exons ATGCTTTTAAGCAACGGAAATGACATAAATAGCAGACAGAGTTGGAGGGTTTGGGTAAAAATGGCTGAATATTTAGCATCGATATTCGGGACTGAGAAGGACAA GGTTAACTGCTCTTTTTACTTTAAGATCGGGGCCTGCCGGCACGGGGACCGGTGCTCCCGGCTTCACAACAAGCCGACTTTCAGCCAG ACCATAGTGCTGCTCAACCTGTATCGGAATCCACAGAACACCGCCCAAACCGCAGACGGATCTCACT gtcaCGTGAGCGACGTGGAGGTGCAAGAACACTATGATAACTTCTTCGAG GAAGTGTTCACCGAACTGCAGGAGAAGTACGGGGAGATTGAAGAGATGAATGTGTGCGACAACCTGGGGGATCACCTCGTGGGCAATGTTTATGTCAAG TTTCGGCGTGAGGAAGATGCAGAGCGGGCAGTGGTTGAGCTCAATAACCGCTGGTTCAACGGGCAAGCTGTGCATGCTGAGCTGTCTCCCGTCACCGATTTCCGGGAGTCGTGCTGTCGGCAGTATGAGATGGG GGAATGTACCCGCGGTGGTTTCTGCAACTTCATGCACCTGCGACCCATTTCCCGCGACCTCCGGCGGCAGCTCTACGGGCGGGGACCCAGGCGCAG GTCACCCCCAAGGTCCCATACTGGCCACCGTCCCCGAGAAAGAAATCGACGACGGTCTCCAGACCACCGGCATGGCCGTTTCTGA
- the U2AF1L4 gene encoding splicing factor U2AF 26 kDa subunit isoform X1: MLLSNGNDINSRQSWRVWVKMAEYLASIFGTEKDKVNCSFYFKIGACRHGDRCSRLHNKPTFSQVPPPTFRLFSQELGHAPTIVLLNLYRNPQNTAQTADGSHCHVSDVEVQEHYDNFFEEVFTELQEKYGEIEEMNVCDNLGDHLVGNVYVKFRREEDAERAVVELNNRWFNGQAVHAELSPVTDFRESCCRQYEMGECTRGGFCNFMHLRPISRDLRRQLYGRGPRRRSPPRSHTGHRPRERNRRRSPDHRHGRF, translated from the exons ATGCTTTTAAGCAACGGAAATGACATAAATAGCAGACAGAGTTGGAGGGTTTGGGTAAAAATGGCTGAATATTTAGCATCGATATTCGGGACTGAGAAGGACAA GGTTAACTGCTCTTTTTACTTTAAGATCGGGGCCTGCCGGCACGGGGACCGGTGCTCCCGGCTTCACAACAAGCCGACTTTCAGCCAG GTTCCTCCCCCAACCTTCAGGCTCTTCTCCCAGGAACTTGGCCACGCCCCC ACCATAGTGCTGCTCAACCTGTATCGGAATCCACAGAACACCGCCCAAACCGCAGACGGATCTCACT gtcaCGTGAGCGACGTGGAGGTGCAAGAACACTATGATAACTTCTTCGAG GAAGTGTTCACCGAACTGCAGGAGAAGTACGGGGAGATTGAAGAGATGAATGTGTGCGACAACCTGGGGGATCACCTCGTGGGCAATGTTTATGTCAAG TTTCGGCGTGAGGAAGATGCAGAGCGGGCAGTGGTTGAGCTCAATAACCGCTGGTTCAACGGGCAAGCTGTGCATGCTGAGCTGTCTCCCGTCACCGATTTCCGGGAGTCGTGCTGTCGGCAGTATGAGATGGG GGAATGTACCCGCGGTGGTTTCTGCAACTTCATGCACCTGCGACCCATTTCCCGCGACCTCCGGCGGCAGCTCTACGGGCGGGGACCCAGGCGCAG GTCACCCCCAAGGTCCCATACTGGCCACCGTCCCCGAGAAAGAAATCGACGACGGTCTCCAGACCACCGGCATGGCCGTTTCTGA
- the PSENEN gene encoding gamma-secretase subunit PEN-2, translating into MNLERVSNEEKLNLCRKYYLGGFAFLPFLWLVNIFWFFREAFIVPAYTEQSQIKGYVWRSAVGFFLWVIVLSTWITIFQIYRPRWGALGDYLSFTIPLGTP; encoded by the exons ATGAACTTGGAGCGGGTGTCCAACGAAGAGAAGTTGAACCTCTGCCGGAAGTACTACCTGG gtGGGTTTGCCTTCCTGCCTTTTCTCTGGTTGGTCAACATTTTCTGGTTTTTCCGAGAGGCCTTCATTGTCCCGGCATACACGGAGCAGAGCCAAATCAAAGGCT ATGTCTGGCGCTCAGCTGTGGGCTTCTTCTTATGGGTGATTGTACTCTCCACCTGGATCACTATCTTCCAGATCTACCGGCCACGTTGGGGCGCCCTTGGGGACTACCTCTCCTTCACCATACCCCTGGGTACCCCCTGA
- the LIN37 gene encoding protein lin-37 homolog isoform X1, with translation MFPVKVKVEKSELEMAKARNQLDAVLQCLLEKSHMDRERLDEEPGKTSSDTHNKDCSITATGKRPSARFPHQRRKKRREMDEGLAEGGPQRSNTYVIKLFDRSVDLAQFSENTPLYPICRAWMRNSPTVRERERSPNSPLPPLPEDEEGSEVTNSKSRDVYKLPPPTAPGPPGDICRSRIPSPLQPETQGTPDDEPSEPEPSPSALIYRNMQRWKRIRQRWKEASHRNQLRYSESMKILREMYERQ, from the exons ATGTTCCcggtgaaggtgaaagtggagaaatCAG AGTTGGAGATGGCCAAGGCCCGGAACCAACTGGATGCTGTTCTGCAGTGCCTGCTAGAGAAGAGTCACATGGACAG GGAGCGTCTGGATGAGGAACCTGGGaagacctcctcagacacccaCAACAA GGATTGCTCCATCACGGCCACTGGCAAACG ACCATCTGCCCGATTCCCCCACCAgcggaggaagaagaggagggagatGGATGAGGGGCTGGCTGAGGGAGGGCCACAGCGATCCA ACACGTATGTGATCAAGCTGTTTGACCGGAGTGTGGACTTGGCTCAGTTCAGTGAGAACACGCCACTGTACCCCATCTGCCGAGCCTGGATGCGCAACAGCCCCACAGTGCGCGAGCGTGAACGTTCACCCAACTCGCCGCTGCCGCCCCTGCCTGAGGATGAGGAG GGTTCCGAGGTCACCAACAGCAAGAGTCGTGACGTGTATAAGCTGCCTCCACCCACAGCTCCCGGGCCACCTGGAGACATCTGCAGATCCCGAATTCCATCCCCGCTGCAGCCTGAAACCCAGGGTACCCCTGATGATGAG CCCTCCGAGCCTGAGCCCTCACCCTCCGCACTTATCTACCGTAACATGCAGCGCTGGAAACGTATCCGCCAGAG gTGGAAGGAGGCATCTCATCGGAACCAGCTTCGTTATTCAGAGAGCATGAAGATCCTACGGGAGATGTACGAGCGACAGTGA
- the LIN37 gene encoding protein lin-37 homolog isoform X2, whose protein sequence is MFPVKVKVEKSELEMAKARNQLDAVLQCLLEKSHMDRERLDEEPGKTSSDTHNKDCSITATGKRPSARFPHQRRKKRREMDEGLAEGGPQRSNTYVIKLFDRSVDLAQFSENTPLYPICRAWMRNSPTVRERERSPNSPLPPLPEDEELPGHLETSADPEFHPRCSLKPRVPLMMSPPSLSPHPPHLSTVTCSAGNVSARGGRRHLIGTSFVIQRA, encoded by the exons ATGTTCCcggtgaaggtgaaagtggagaaatCAG AGTTGGAGATGGCCAAGGCCCGGAACCAACTGGATGCTGTTCTGCAGTGCCTGCTAGAGAAGAGTCACATGGACAG GGAGCGTCTGGATGAGGAACCTGGGaagacctcctcagacacccaCAACAA GGATTGCTCCATCACGGCCACTGGCAAACG ACCATCTGCCCGATTCCCCCACCAgcggaggaagaagaggagggagatGGATGAGGGGCTGGCTGAGGGAGGGCCACAGCGATCCA ACACGTATGTGATCAAGCTGTTTGACCGGAGTGTGGACTTGGCTCAGTTCAGTGAGAACACGCCACTGTACCCCATCTGCCGAGCCTGGATGCGCAACAGCCCCACAGTGCGCGAGCGTGAACGTTCACCCAACTCGCCGCTGCCGCCCCTGCCTGAGGATGAGGAG CTCCCGGGCCACCTGGAGACATCTGCAGATCCCGAATTCCATCCCCGCTGCAGCCTGAAACCCAGGGTACCCCTGATGATGAG CCCTCCGAGCCTGAGCCCTCACCCTCCGCACTTATCTACCGTAACATGCAGCGCTGGAAACGTATCCGCCAGAG gTGGAAGGAGGCATCTCATCGGAACCAGCTTCGTTATTCAGAGAGCATGA
- the HSPB6 gene encoding heat shock protein beta-6, producing MEIPVPVQPSWLRRASAPLPGLSAPGRLFDQRFGEGLLEAELAALCPAALAPYYLRAPSVALPTAQVSTDPGHFSVLLDVKHFSPEEIAVKVVGDHVEVHARHEERPDEHGYISREFHRRYRLPPGVDPAAVTSALSPEGVLSIQAAPAPAQAPLQSPPGAAAK from the exons ATGGAGATCCCGGTGCCTGTGCAGCCGTCTTGGCTGCGCCGCGCCTCGGCCCCTTTGCCTGGGCTGTCGGCTCCCGGGCGCCTCTTCGACCAGCGCTTCGGCGAGGGGCTGCTGGAGGCCGAGCTGGCTGCGCTCTGCCCTGCCGCGTTGGCCCCCTACTACCTGCGCGCACCCAGCGTGGCGCTGCCTACCGCCCAG GTATCGACCGACCCCGGGCATTTCTCGGTGCTGCTGGATGTGAAACACTTCTCACCCGAGGAAATTGCCGTCAAGGTGGTTGGCGACCACGTGGAAGTTCATGCGCGCCACGAGGAGCGCCCG GATGAGCACGGATACATTTCGCGCGAGTTCCACCGCCGCTACCGCTTGCCGCCTGGCGTGGACCCTGCGGCCGTGACGTCCGCGCTATCCCCTGAGGGCGTCCTTTCCATCCAGGCCGCACCTGCGCCGGCCCAGGCCCCACTGCAGTCGCCGCCCGGGGCGGCTGCCAAGTAG